The Streptomyces sp. NBC_00344 genome includes a window with the following:
- a CDS encoding amino acid adenylation domain-containing protein, which translates to MLPLSYAQQRLWFLNRLEGPGSTYNVPLVLRLDGVLDVDALGTALRDVVGRHDTLRTVYPDIDGVARQLVLEASAIDLDLRPHSVDPEDLDRELTAHVSHAFDVASDVPLRARLLRLGAEEYVLVLVVHHIAADGWSLAPLAQDLGHAYRARTQGNTPQWTPLPVQYADYTLWQRHTLGDENDPESLTNQQLTFWKNALHATPELLQLPLDKPRPATLQHHGDTHTFTLNKHLHQQLTDLARTTECSMFMVLQAALSLILSKHGAGNDIPLGTAVAGRTDENLDNLIGFFVNTLVLRTDLTGNPTFHELLHRVRTFDLAAYTHQDLPFERLVDVLSPARTQNHHPLFQTMLVLQNHAAADIELPGVTTSAHPVHTGISKFDLTFSFTETQDVSGRPGGIDGSLEFSTELFEPSTARSLTAHLHRVLAAVAEDAGRSLGEIELLSDDERTQLLAAGQGSQWSVPYRTVPEAFETQAARTPGAVAVRDAERTLTYADLNAEANDLAHHLIGRGIGSEDLVALAVAGTAATTVAMLAVLKAGAAYLPVDPDYPASRIAYMLDDAHPALLITTTQSHQKLPHTPTPHLLLDHTPTWTTGHTTNPDHTPHPNHPAYIIYTSGSTGHPKGVITTHASLTNHMTWMAHHLTLTPQDRVLARTSPSFDASVWETWLPLLHGASICTLPPEANHDPQLLTHHINQHQATIAQFVPSHLTTILNTTTTTPTTLRAVMSGGEPLPPHLAHHTAQTWNTHVHNLYGPTETTIDATAHTVEPHPDHTGTSIPIGQPIWNTRVYVLGSGLELMPPGVTGELYVAGDGLSRGYLGRPGLTASRFVADPFGAAGERMYRTGDLVRWNGDGRLEYISRADDQVKLRGFRIELGEIEAALTRLPGIDAACAVVREDRPGERRLVAYTVATAADSGQRLGALKLRSLLAADLPDYMVPSVFVALETLPLMPNGKADRGALPAPDPTAGRIAGRAPRSEGEKVLCEVFADTLNIAGCDVDDDFFALGGDSILSIQVVSKIRKAGWVITPRDVFAHRTPEMIASVALPLGEGLDTVADTGVGEVPLTPIAAWFLERPGTTDGYNQSNVLRCPAGAQVKDLVATLQMLLDHHDALRMRITRTSGKRPDAEILPQGAVSAHERLTRVSTAGLDEDAAAAIIAESAEAARLRLRPGDGIMLEAVWFDPGPDRSGRLLLVIHHLAVDAVSWRTLTADIAEAWHAVTADRTGSSAEVPSGGEGTALPSVLTSYRRWAELLMAEAYSPARIAELPLWEEILRTPDPQLGLRPLDAQEHTAGSARTLTVRLPATWTQPLLTTAPSAFHAGINDVLVAGLALAVAGWRTERGTPGGSAVLLDLEGHGREQIAENADLSRTVGWFTSMYPVSVDPGPLSSRRPHAYDSALLDRALKRVKEQLRDIPDHGIGYGLLRHLNPDTRELLRDAVTPQIGFNYLGRYAVPDGDDGASDWQPLIDARGPRSQDPEMAAHHLLDINAYTQDLPDGPRLVVGWTWPAALLDEDDVQELAEGWMRALRAIAEHAQAPDAGGYTPSDLPLVSMNQAQIDRLQNKWGGRK; encoded by the coding sequence GTGCTGCCGCTGTCCTACGCCCAACAACGCCTCTGGTTCCTCAACCGGTTGGAGGGTCCGGGGTCGACTTACAACGTTCCGCTGGTCCTGCGGCTGGACGGGGTGCTGGATGTCGACGCCCTGGGCACTGCGCTGCGAGATGTCGTGGGCCGGCACGACACGCTGCGCACCGTGTATCCCGACATCGATGGTGTGGCGCGGCAGCTCGTTCTGGAAGCATCGGCGATCGATCTGGACCTCAGGCCTCACTCGGTGGACCCGGAGGACCTGGACCGGGAACTGACGGCGCATGTCTCCCATGCGTTCGACGTCGCGTCGGATGTTCCGTTGCGGGCACGGCTTCTTCGGTTGGGTGCTGAGGAGTATGTGCTGGTGCTGGTGGTGCACCACATCGCCGCCGACGGATGGTCCCTCGCACCCCTCGCCCAGGACCTCGGCCACGCCTACCGGGCACGCACCCAGGGCAACACCCCCCAATGGACACCACTCCCCGTCCAGTACGCCGACTACACCCTCTGGCAACGACACACACTCGGCGACGAGAACGACCCCGAAAGCCTCACCAACCAACAACTCACCTTCTGGAAGAACGCACTCCACGCCACACCAGAACTACTCCAACTCCCCCTCGACAAACCACGCCCCGCCACCCTCCAACACCACGGCGACACCCACACCTTCACCCTCAACAAACACCTCCACCAACAACTCACCGACCTCGCCCGAACCACCGAGTGCAGCATGTTCATGGTGCTGCAAGCCGCCCTCTCCCTCATCCTGTCCAAACACGGCGCCGGCAACGACATCCCCCTCGGCACCGCCGTCGCAGGACGCACCGACGAAAACCTCGACAACCTCATCGGATTCTTCGTCAACACCCTCGTCCTGCGCACCGACCTCACCGGCAACCCCACCTTCCACGAACTCCTCCACCGCGTCCGCACCTTCGACCTCGCCGCCTACACCCACCAAGACCTCCCCTTCGAACGCCTCGTCGACGTTCTCAGTCCGGCGCGGACGCAGAACCACCACCCCCTCTTCCAGACCATGCTCGTCCTGCAGAACCACGCAGCCGCGGACATCGAACTCCCCGGAGTCACCACCAGCGCCCACCCCGTCCACACCGGCATCAGCAAGTTCGACCTCACGTTCTCCTTCACCGAGACGCAGGACGTGTCCGGTCGGCCCGGCGGTATCGACGGGAGTCTGGAGTTCTCCACCGAGCTCTTCGAGCCGTCGACCGCCCGCAGCCTCACCGCCCATCTGCACCGGGTACTGGCCGCGGTCGCTGAGGACGCGGGCCGGTCGTTGGGGGAGATCGAACTGCTCAGCGACGATGAGCGGACACAGCTTCTGGCAGCTGGGCAAGGGTCGCAGTGGTCCGTGCCGTACCGGACCGTACCCGAAGCGTTCGAGACTCAGGCCGCGCGGACACCGGGAGCCGTCGCGGTCCGCGACGCCGAGCGCACGCTGACCTACGCCGACCTGAATGCGGAGGCCAACGACCTCGCCCACCACCTGATCGGTCGGGGTATCGGATCCGAGGACCTGGTCGCGCTGGCCGTGGCGGGTACCGCGGCGACAACGGTCGCGATGCTGGCCGTGCTGAAAGCGGGTGCGGCCTACCTCCCCGTCGACCCCGACTACCCGGCGTCCCGCATCGCCTACATGCTCGACGACGCCCACCCCGCCCTGCTCATCACCACAACACAGTCACACCAAAAACTGCCCCACACACCCACCCCCCACCTACTCCTCGACCACACACCAACCTGGACCACCGGACACACCACCAACCCCGACCACACCCCACACCCCAACCACCCCGCCTACATCATCTACACCTCCGGCTCCACCGGCCACCCCAAGGGAGTCATCACCACCCACGCCTCCCTCACCAACCACATGACCTGGATGGCCCACCACCTCACCCTCACCCCACAAGACCGCGTACTCGCCCGCACATCACCCAGCTTCGACGCCTCCGTATGGGAAACCTGGCTCCCCCTCCTCCACGGCGCCTCCATATGCACACTCCCACCCGAAGCCAACCACGACCCCCAACTCCTCACCCACCACATCAACCAACACCAAGCCACCATCGCCCAATTCGTCCCCTCACACCTCACCACCATCCTCAACACCACCACCACAACCCCCACCACCCTCCGCGCCGTCATGTCCGGCGGAGAACCCCTCCCACCCCACCTCGCACACCACACCGCACAAACCTGGAACACACACGTACACAACCTCTACGGACCCACCGAAACAACCATCGACGCCACCGCCCACACCGTAGAACCACACCCCGACCACACCGGAACAAGCATCCCCATCGGCCAACCAATCTGGAACACGCGTGTGTACGTCCTCGGCTCCGGGCTCGAGCTGATGCCGCCCGGCGTGACCGGCGAGCTCTACGTGGCGGGTGACGGTCTCTCCCGCGGATACCTCGGACGCCCCGGTCTGACGGCATCGCGTTTCGTCGCCGACCCGTTCGGCGCGGCCGGCGAACGCATGTACCGCACCGGCGACCTGGTGCGCTGGAACGGAGACGGCAGGCTCGAATACATCTCGCGCGCGGACGACCAGGTCAAACTCCGTGGTTTCCGGATCGAACTCGGGGAGATCGAGGCCGCACTCACCAGACTGCCCGGCATCGACGCCGCGTGCGCCGTGGTGCGCGAGGACCGGCCCGGGGAAAGACGTCTGGTGGCGTACACCGTGGCCACCGCCGCGGACAGCGGACAGCGCCTCGGTGCGCTCAAGCTGCGCAGCCTGCTCGCAGCCGACCTCCCGGACTACATGGTGCCATCGGTATTCGTGGCGCTTGAGACCCTGCCGCTGATGCCCAACGGCAAGGCCGACCGCGGGGCACTTCCGGCACCCGACCCGACGGCCGGGCGTATCGCAGGGCGGGCTCCCCGAAGCGAAGGGGAGAAGGTTCTCTGCGAGGTCTTCGCAGACACGCTCAACATCGCGGGCTGCGATGTCGACGACGACTTCTTCGCTCTCGGCGGCGACAGCATTCTGTCCATCCAGGTGGTCAGCAAGATCCGCAAGGCGGGCTGGGTCATCACCCCACGGGACGTCTTCGCCCATCGCACTCCCGAAATGATCGCCTCCGTTGCCCTGCCGCTCGGCGAAGGCCTGGACACCGTGGCGGACACCGGAGTCGGAGAGGTCCCACTCACCCCCATCGCCGCCTGGTTCCTCGAACGGCCGGGTACCACCGACGGCTACAACCAGTCGAACGTGCTGCGCTGCCCCGCAGGGGCGCAGGTGAAGGACCTCGTCGCGACTCTCCAGATGCTTCTGGACCATCATGACGCGCTGCGTATGAGAATCACCCGGACGTCCGGCAAGCGTCCCGACGCCGAAATCCTGCCTCAGGGCGCCGTGTCCGCCCATGAGCGTCTCACCCGTGTGTCCACGGCAGGTCTGGACGAGGACGCCGCGGCCGCGATCATCGCAGAATCGGCGGAGGCTGCCCGCCTGCGGCTGCGGCCCGGTGACGGCATCATGCTGGAAGCAGTCTGGTTCGATCCGGGCCCGGACAGGTCGGGCAGGCTGCTGCTGGTCATCCACCACCTGGCTGTGGACGCGGTGTCCTGGCGTACCCTCACCGCCGACATCGCGGAGGCCTGGCACGCGGTGACAGCAGACCGCACCGGATCGTCCGCCGAGGTGCCGTCCGGTGGCGAAGGGACGGCATTGCCTTCCGTCCTCACCTCGTACCGTCGATGGGCCGAGTTGCTGATGGCCGAGGCGTACAGCCCGGCACGCATCGCGGAACTGCCCCTGTGGGAAGAGATTCTGCGTACGCCGGATCCGCAACTGGGTCTGCGGCCGCTCGACGCCCAAGAGCACACGGCCGGCAGCGCCCGGACGCTGACTGTCAGGCTCCCCGCCACCTGGACCCAGCCTCTCCTGACCACCGCGCCCAGCGCCTTCCACGCAGGAATCAATGACGTGCTCGTCGCCGGCCTGGCGCTGGCCGTCGCCGGGTGGCGTACGGAACGCGGTACCCCGGGGGGCTCGGCTGTGCTGCTGGATCTGGAGGGGCACGGCCGGGAGCAGATTGCCGAGAACGCCGATCTTTCGCGGACGGTCGGCTGGTTCACCAGCATGTACCCCGTCAGCGTCGACCCCGGCCCGCTCAGCTCCCGGCGGCCGCACGCGTACGACAGCGCACTTCTCGACCGTGCGCTGAAGCGGGTCAAGGAACAGCTGCGCGACATTCCCGACCATGGCATCGGCTACGGCCTTCTGCGCCACCTCAATCCGGACACCAGGGAACTGCTCCGGGACGCGGTGACTCCGCAGATCGGCTTCAACTACCTGGGTAGGTACGCGGTCCCGGATGGTGACGATGGCGCATCCGACTGGCAGCCCCTCATCGACGCCCGCGGGCCACGCAGCCAGGACCCGGAGATGGCCGCCCATCATCTGCTGGACATCAACGCCTACACCCAGGACCTACCGGACGGCCCGCGCCTGGTCGTCGGCTGGACCTGGCCGGCCGCCCTCCTCGACGAGGACGACGTCCAAGAGCTCGCGGAGGGCTGGATGCGCGCCCTGCGCGCCATCGCTGAACACGCTCAAGCACCGGACGCGGGTGGATACACACCGTCCGACCTTCCCCTGGTCTCCATGAACCAGGCCCAGATCGACCGACTGCAGAACAAGTGGGGTGGCCGTAAGTGA